A stretch of the Solanum stenotomum isolate F172 unplaced genomic scaffold, ASM1918654v1 scaffold2475, whole genome shotgun sequence genome encodes the following:
- the LOC125851347 gene encoding polygalacturonase-like, producing MTKYPLCVTVFVKDCELTDRNLDEDGVGIYGGDTADTHALVLGVSFVMPLITSSSGKTNRSSQISQNVNIFGVTSDPGHGISIGSLGNKPNKVVKDGHVKNCTLIATQNGMRIKTWASSNVGEAAI from the exons ATGACAAAGTATCCCCTTTGTGTAACTGTATTTGTGAAGGATTGTGAATTAACTGATAGAAATTTAGATGAAGACGGAGTTGGAATATATGGAGGTGATACAGCTGATACACATGCATTAGTGCTTGGTGTGTCATTCGT CATGCCATTGATCACAAGTTCCAGTGGAAAAACAAATAGATCAAGTCAAATCAG TCAAAACGTTAATATTTTTGGAGTCACTTCTGACCCTGGCCATGGAATAAGCATCGGAAGCTTAGGGAATAAGCCAAATAAAGTTGTCAAGGATGGACATGTTAAAAATTGTACTCTTATAGCTACTCAAAATGGAATGAGGATTAAGACTTGGGCATCATCAAATGTTGGTGAAGCTGCAATTTGA